One stretch of Ornithinimicrobium ciconiae DNA includes these proteins:
- a CDS encoding YcaO-like family protein: protein MSTHTTQTTRDEDTAGALDAVRPLLRRDVLYADTGQGVFIRHADDAFVMRGSSIYRWLSVLAPHLDGSLTVGDLRSSLPEAQQQMLTSLVTVLLERNFARDSVPEELGEAVLDHPFAGQIEFIRHYVDAPVQRFERFRAARVQILGSGTLAESTARILRDNGLESATVTDQVPTRPGDLAADVVIALGDEIGLDGVRALARVAADAGVPLIPAVTVGGRTFVGPLLDAASTTGVDSLIARLGAGLDSDEGADFWRRLAGQPSAARPAVVDQHASMLGTLIGFEAFRLLTGCLDPETREAVVVQNLETLDIVKEPLLGHPADPRATDRVAETPADELRAAVDVLLDPEAEVESRALHEQADGYLDLVRHHTGVFRQFTDLEIDQSPLKVGRVEVGGLVGRDGSAAARRTITGFHTRTPLQARFRALCEASLQYVDTWGPEAARQVLEQVDVPVTTLDVWSGLAPQADGTGVWATSLVTGDRRRVPTAAAYPFSSANAGQQVLTSTVGAGAAATAADAAIAGFYSAVTFRAVMTAVRRGAPLDTVEVQGGELGTVLRFLTDTCRTLDLSPVLVDVSLPGCGGTVIAYVERDGEPVVALATGASVELAVVDALVSLVGRIQTDGPATTEVGPLADLDPRGLPLSGLSRPAATERLSVTAMTAALGPDTDVLVVDTGLPDLAQGGIRTARVLLTTASGPSGEDAPLASDDGPTHPERR, encoded by the coding sequence ATGTCGACGCACACGACACAGACCACGCGAGACGAGGACACTGCAGGAGCGTTGGACGCCGTCCGGCCGCTGCTGCGCCGAGACGTGCTGTATGCCGACACCGGGCAGGGTGTCTTCATCCGGCACGCTGACGATGCGTTCGTCATGCGGGGCAGCAGCATCTATCGGTGGCTGTCTGTTCTGGCGCCGCACCTGGACGGTTCGCTCACCGTCGGGGACCTGCGCAGCTCCCTGCCGGAGGCGCAGCAGCAGATGCTGACCTCCCTCGTCACGGTCCTCCTGGAGCGCAACTTCGCCCGCGACAGCGTCCCCGAGGAGCTCGGCGAGGCCGTGCTGGACCACCCGTTCGCCGGTCAGATCGAGTTCATCCGGCACTACGTCGACGCCCCGGTCCAGCGCTTCGAGCGGTTCCGCGCGGCCCGGGTCCAGATCCTGGGATCCGGCACCCTCGCAGAGTCCACCGCCCGGATCCTGCGGGACAACGGGCTGGAGAGCGCCACGGTCACCGACCAGGTGCCGACGCGGCCGGGCGACCTCGCTGCCGACGTGGTGATCGCCCTCGGCGACGAGATCGGCCTGGACGGGGTGCGCGCCCTGGCACGGGTGGCGGCCGACGCCGGCGTGCCACTCATCCCCGCCGTGACGGTCGGCGGCAGGACTTTCGTGGGTCCCTTGCTGGATGCGGCGAGCACCACGGGAGTCGACTCCTTGATCGCCCGGCTGGGCGCCGGGCTGGACAGCGACGAAGGCGCCGACTTCTGGCGCCGTCTGGCAGGCCAGCCGTCCGCTGCTCGTCCGGCCGTGGTCGACCAGCACGCCTCGATGCTCGGCACCCTGATCGGCTTTGAGGCGTTCCGTTTGCTGACCGGGTGCCTGGATCCCGAGACCCGCGAGGCGGTGGTCGTCCAGAACCTGGAGACCCTTGACATCGTCAAGGAGCCGTTGTTGGGACACCCGGCTGACCCACGGGCCACCGACCGTGTCGCCGAGACGCCGGCCGACGAACTGCGGGCCGCGGTGGATGTCCTCCTCGACCCCGAGGCGGAGGTGGAGTCCCGGGCACTGCACGAGCAGGCCGACGGTTACCTCGACCTGGTGCGCCACCACACTGGCGTCTTCCGGCAGTTCACCGATCTGGAGATCGACCAGTCCCCGCTGAAGGTGGGCCGGGTGGAGGTCGGTGGACTCGTCGGTCGCGACGGGTCGGCCGCCGCCCGCCGCACCATCACCGGCTTTCACACCCGCACCCCGCTCCAGGCGCGCTTCCGCGCCCTGTGCGAGGCCTCCTTGCAGTATGTCGACACCTGGGGCCCAGAGGCAGCTCGCCAGGTCCTGGAGCAGGTGGACGTCCCGGTCACCACGCTGGACGTGTGGAGTGGGCTGGCCCCGCAGGCCGACGGCACCGGGGTCTGGGCGACCAGTCTGGTGACCGGTGACCGGCGTCGTGTCCCGACTGCTGCGGCCTACCCCTTCTCCTCCGCCAATGCTGGCCAGCAGGTGCTGACCAGCACGGTTGGCGCCGGCGCAGCGGCCACGGCGGCGGACGCCGCGATCGCGGGCTTCTACTCGGCCGTGACCTTCCGTGCCGTGATGACGGCGGTGCGCCGCGGTGCGCCGCTGGACACGGTCGAGGTGCAGGGCGGCGAGCTGGGAACCGTCCTGCGTTTCCTCACCGACACCTGCCGCACCCTCGACCTGTCGCCGGTGCTCGTCGATGTGTCCCTGCCGGGCTGCGGCGGCACGGTGATCGCCTACGTCGAGCGTGACGGTGAGCCCGTGGTCGCCCTGGCGACCGGGGCATCCGTCGAGCTGGCCGTGGTTGACGCCCTGGTGTCCTTGGTCGGGCGCATCCAGACGGATGGTCCGGCGACCACCGAGGTGGGACCGCTCGCCGACCTTGACCCGCGCGGTCTGCCGCTGTCCGGCCTGAGCCGCCCGGCCGCAACCGAGCGCCTGTCGGTCACCGCGATGACTGCCGCGCTCGGCCCCGACACCGATGTCCTCGTGGTGGACACCGGCCTTCCCGATCTTGCTCAGGGCGGCATCCGGACCGCTCGGGTCCTCTTGACCACAGCCTCCGGACCCTCTGGTGAGGACGCTCCTCTGGCGTCTGACGACGGACCGACCCACCCCGAGAGGAGGTGA
- a CDS encoding M20 family metallopeptidase codes for MPEGDLPAYRPLVIDEEAVVAFTQELVRIRSVNDPSAGTAEAEAAALVEQRMRDLGWDPEVSEVAPGRPNVVAVIAGGGGPGPTLMLEGHTDVVTEGDLAAWSFDPYAGDIVDGQLRGRGSADMKAGVAAMIYAAKALVDAGPFPGRLVLAALVDEEGLMLGAKAFARTPLAAQIDGAICCEPEAGEICAVSKGAVRLLIRFEGAMAHGAMPQHARNPVPVAAEFIRRVADVEAQLLTRHGVHEHLGQVFITPTVVQAGDTDQINVIPAVALVCLDIRTIPGVDHVALDGELTELAGRCGEGAGVTATVEVIDDRPPVDTPVDHPMIVALAAAHEAVTGEPAVYGGVPGATDGTILTRDAGIPTVVYGPGGKWIAHQADEYVEVSEIIQATSVYAEAARRFLHG; via the coding sequence ATGCCTGAGGGTGACCTGCCGGCATACCGTCCGTTGGTGATCGACGAGGAGGCGGTGGTGGCCTTCACGCAGGAGCTGGTGCGGATCCGCTCGGTCAACGACCCGAGCGCCGGCACCGCCGAGGCCGAGGCAGCCGCGCTGGTCGAGCAGCGGATGCGGGACCTCGGGTGGGATCCCGAGGTGAGCGAGGTCGCGCCCGGACGGCCCAATGTGGTGGCGGTCATCGCTGGCGGCGGCGGTCCCGGCCCCACCCTCATGCTCGAGGGACACACCGACGTGGTGACCGAGGGCGACCTCGCGGCGTGGAGCTTCGACCCCTACGCCGGTGACATCGTGGACGGTCAGCTCCGGGGGCGCGGCAGCGCCGACATGAAGGCCGGTGTGGCCGCGATGATCTATGCCGCCAAGGCGCTGGTCGACGCCGGGCCCTTCCCCGGGCGGCTCGTGCTCGCTGCCCTGGTCGACGAGGAGGGCCTGATGCTCGGCGCCAAGGCGTTCGCCCGCACACCGTTGGCCGCGCAGATCGACGGCGCGATCTGCTGCGAGCCGGAGGCGGGCGAGATCTGCGCCGTCTCCAAGGGCGCGGTGCGGCTGCTCATCCGGTTCGAGGGGGCGATGGCACACGGCGCGATGCCACAGCACGCCCGCAACCCCGTGCCGGTCGCGGCCGAGTTCATCCGCCGGGTCGCTGACGTCGAGGCCCAGCTGCTGACTCGGCACGGGGTCCACGAACACCTCGGGCAGGTCTTCATCACCCCCACGGTCGTGCAGGCCGGGGACACCGACCAGATCAACGTGATCCCGGCGGTGGCCCTCGTCTGCCTGGACATCCGCACCATTCCCGGCGTCGACCACGTCGCCCTCGACGGTGAGCTCACCGAGCTGGCCGGACGCTGCGGCGAGGGCGCCGGGGTCACCGCCACCGTCGAGGTCATCGACGACCGTCCCCCGGTGGACACCCCCGTCGACCACCCCATGATCGTCGCGCTCGCGGCCGCCCACGAGGCGGTCACCGGCGAGCCGGCGGTCTATGGCGGGGTGCCCGGGGCGACCGACGGCACGATCCTGACCCGGGACGCCGGCATCCCGACCGTCGTCTACGGCCCCGGTGGCAAGTGGATCGCCCACCAGGCCGATGAGTATGTCGAGGTGTCGGAAATCATCCAGGCCACCTCGGTCTATGCCGAGGCGGCGCGACGGTTCCTCCACGGGTGA
- a CDS encoding DsbA family protein, protein MSTPSGQGPRGDDQSSAPIAPIPQQSGQHKSNTASIMWAIATIVVALVGGFLIYTAITQDDEPAEAGPGSSADSTADSETDASQELTEADPTEADPAGETPEPGTGAGTAQAAPESAAAPTAAPEEPATERPTLSDEQRQFLLDLPRREADDPLAKGDVDAPVVIIEYADYRCPFCASWGRDVQPALQDLIDDGTVRFEFRDRVLFGEDSEATALAARAAGEQGMYWEYHDAVFAAAPDSGHPDMPREKLLGLAEDIGIPDLASFEADLDSDELREAMEADNAEADSLGVRSTPTFLVNTTALVGAQPEQVFRQAIEQELTAVQDGR, encoded by the coding sequence GTGAGCACACCGTCGGGGCAGGGGCCGCGCGGCGACGACCAGTCCAGCGCCCCGATCGCCCCCATCCCGCAGCAGTCCGGTCAGCACAAGAGCAACACCGCCAGCATCATGTGGGCGATCGCGACGATCGTGGTCGCGCTGGTCGGAGGCTTCCTGATCTACACGGCGATCACGCAGGACGACGAGCCCGCAGAGGCCGGCCCCGGCTCGTCAGCGGACTCCACCGCAGACTCGGAGACCGACGCCTCCCAGGAACTGACCGAGGCTGACCCGACCGAGGCTGACCCGGCTGGTGAGACTCCCGAGCCGGGCACCGGTGCCGGGACCGCACAGGCCGCCCCGGAGTCCGCGGCGGCGCCGACGGCCGCCCCCGAGGAGCCAGCGACCGAGCGGCCCACGCTGTCCGACGAGCAGCGCCAGTTCCTGCTCGACCTGCCCCGACGTGAGGCCGATGACCCGCTGGCCAAGGGTGACGTGGACGCGCCGGTCGTGATCATCGAGTATGCCGACTACCGCTGCCCGTTCTGCGCCTCCTGGGGTCGGGACGTCCAGCCCGCCCTGCAGGACCTCATCGACGACGGCACCGTCCGCTTCGAGTTCCGCGACCGGGTCCTGTTCGGGGAGGACTCCGAGGCCACCGCCCTCGCCGCGCGGGCGGCCGGGGAGCAGGGAATGTACTGGGAATACCACGACGCGGTCTTCGCCGCGGCGCCCGACAGTGGCCACCCGGACATGCCGCGGGAGAAGCTGCTCGGCCTCGCCGAGGACATCGGCATCCCCGACCTGGCCAGCTTCGAGGCCGACCTGGACTCCGACGAGCTGCGCGAGGCGATGGAGGCCGACAACGCCGAGGCCGACTCGCTGGGGGTGCGGTCCACACCGACCTTCCTGGTCAACACCACCGCCTTGGTGGGGGCGCAGCCCGAGCAGGTCTTCCGCCAGGCGATCGAGCAGGAACTGACTGCCGTGCAGGACGGTCGCTGA
- a CDS encoding ABC transporter ATP-binding protein, with amino-acid sequence MSIPPTPASAPGGGASVLSVTGLDVRAGSTQLLHDVTFAINRGERVGLIGESGSGKSLTALAVMGLLAEGLTATGEVRLAGQDKELLGASEGRLSHIRGNDMAMIFQEPMTALNPTMKVGAQVAEVMTLHGTANRRAAARRAVDLLGHVGLPDAAAVARSYPHQLSGGQRQRVVAAIALANDPLLLVCDEPTTALDVTVQALVLDLIVSGVEERDAAMLFITHDLAVVATVCERVLVMYGGRIVEAGPVTEVLGNPQHRYTQGLVAASDLERARGASQREPLPTIAGNVPPAGRFPDGCVFRNRCDFATTACEELPPWTPRGDHEAGERAFGYACFHPVAGETDE; translated from the coding sequence ATGAGCATCCCACCCACCCCAGCGAGCGCACCGGGTGGCGGTGCGAGCGTCCTCAGCGTCACGGGACTGGACGTGCGGGCCGGCTCGACGCAGTTGCTGCACGACGTGACCTTCGCCATCAACCGCGGGGAGCGGGTCGGGCTCATCGGCGAGTCCGGGTCGGGCAAGTCCCTCACCGCGCTCGCGGTCATGGGACTGCTCGCGGAGGGACTGACCGCCACCGGCGAGGTCCGCCTGGCCGGGCAGGACAAGGAGCTGCTCGGTGCCTCCGAGGGGCGCCTGAGCCACATCCGCGGCAACGACATGGCGATGATCTTCCAGGAGCCGATGACGGCCCTGAACCCGACGATGAAGGTCGGCGCCCAGGTGGCCGAGGTGATGACCCTGCACGGCACCGCCAACCGGCGGGCAGCGGCACGGCGCGCGGTCGACCTGCTCGGGCACGTGGGACTCCCCGACGCCGCGGCGGTGGCGCGCTCCTATCCCCATCAGCTCTCCGGCGGCCAGCGTCAACGGGTGGTCGCTGCGATCGCGCTGGCCAACGACCCGCTGCTGCTGGTTTGCGACGAGCCGACCACCGCGCTGGACGTGACGGTGCAGGCCCTCGTGCTCGACCTCATCGTCAGCGGCGTGGAGGAACGCGACGCGGCGATGCTCTTCATCACCCACGACCTGGCCGTCGTCGCCACCGTCTGCGAGCGGGTGCTGGTGATGTATGGCGGACGCATCGTCGAGGCTGGCCCCGTCACCGAGGTGCTGGGCAACCCGCAGCACCGCTACACGCAGGGGCTGGTCGCGGCCAGCGACCTGGAGCGGGCGCGCGGTGCGAGTCAGCGCGAGCCGTTGCCGACGATCGCCGGCAACGTGCCCCCGGCTGGACGGTTCCCCGACGGGTGCGTCTTCCGCAACCGGTGTGACTTTGCGACGACCGCTTGCGAGGAGTTGCCGCCGTGGACCCCCCGCGGCGACCACGAGGCTGGGGAGCGAGCCTTCGGCTACGCCTGCTTCCACCCGGTGGCAGGTGAGACCGATGAGTGA
- a CDS encoding P1 family peptidase has product MTTQDDTSTGPDPMWALDPQVRPGPTNSLVDVAGLRVGQHDRRGDGWLTGTTVVLAPPEGAVAGVDVRGGGPGTRETDLLDPLNQVDRVHAIVLTGGSAFGLAAADGVMQQLYAEGVGFPAGPEPGQVVPIVPAAVVFDLGRGGDFGATPDASFGTAACAAATTAAPALGSVGAGTGAECGGLKGGVGSASAVLPDGTTVAALVVANPGGHVLDLRTGGLLGASALLEGDLDVLGERAAYGLRRPDPGELQEARERAGARSGGLMPKVLATTIGVIATDATLTKAQAAKVAGIGHDGMARAIDPVHTMFDGDTLFTIATGARPAPDPVAFHGLLTVAARTVTRAIVRAVLAAEGCQTPAGTVRSYCEAFPSAVTTS; this is encoded by the coding sequence ATGACGACGCAGGATGACACCAGCACCGGGCCGGACCCGATGTGGGCCCTGGACCCGCAGGTGCGACCGGGTCCGACCAACTCGCTCGTCGACGTGGCCGGCCTGCGGGTCGGACAGCACGACCGGCGTGGCGATGGCTGGCTGACCGGCACGACCGTGGTGCTCGCGCCGCCGGAGGGGGCGGTGGCCGGGGTCGATGTCCGCGGCGGCGGACCGGGGACGCGGGAGACCGACCTGCTCGACCCGCTCAACCAGGTCGACCGGGTCCACGCCATCGTCCTGACCGGGGGCAGTGCCTTCGGGCTCGCTGCCGCCGACGGCGTCATGCAACAGCTGTATGCCGAGGGTGTCGGCTTCCCCGCCGGGCCGGAACCCGGCCAGGTGGTCCCCATCGTCCCGGCCGCAGTGGTCTTCGACCTGGGCCGTGGCGGCGACTTCGGCGCCACCCCTGACGCGTCGTTCGGGACCGCCGCCTGCGCCGCAGCCACCACTGCCGCCCCGGCCCTCGGCTCGGTCGGGGCCGGCACCGGTGCCGAGTGCGGCGGGCTCAAGGGCGGGGTGGGCTCGGCCAGCGCGGTCCTGCCGGACGGCACGACCGTGGCGGCGCTGGTGGTGGCCAACCCCGGCGGGCACGTGCTGGACCTGCGCACCGGAGGGCTGCTCGGTGCCTCGGCCCTGCTGGAGGGTGACCTGGATGTCCTGGGCGAGCGCGCGGCATACGGTCTGCGCCGTCCCGACCCCGGGGAGCTCCAGGAGGCGCGGGAGCGGGCCGGTGCCCGGTCGGGCGGGCTGATGCCCAAGGTGCTGGCCACCACCATCGGAGTGATCGCGACCGACGCGACGCTCACCAAGGCGCAGGCAGCCAAGGTCGCCGGCATCGGACACGACGGCATGGCCCGGGCGATCGACCCGGTGCACACGATGTTTGACGGCGACACCCTGTTCACGATCGCCACGGGCGCCCGGCCGGCGCCGGACCCGGTGGCCTTCCACGGGTTGCTGACCGTGGCCGCGCGCACCGTGACCCGGGCGATCGTGCGGGCCGTGCTCGCCGCGGAGGGGTGCCAGACCCCGGCGGGGACCGTGCGGTCCTACTGCGAGGCCTTCCCCAGCGCGGTCACCACCTCCTGA
- a CDS encoding ABC transporter permease, which translates to MGGRRLNAPLLIGGALVLLVVAMALISYVWTPYEFKYLPVPKEQTPNAEHWLGTDRSARDVLTQILLGARTTLLVGLVAVAVAAVIGVPIGILAAMSPGWFGQLVMRGNDILLAFPALLLAIMFSAIYGGGTVVAMIAIGIATIPAFARVVRSGALQVVNTEYVAAARIAGRGPLPIAWQHVLPNVVGLVIVQASVSFAIAILAEAALSYLGLGTPTGEPSWGRMLLESQNVLHRSPHLAVIPGAAIALAVLGFNLFGDGLRDYLDPKLEGR; encoded by the coding sequence ATGGGCGGCCGGCGGCTCAACGCCCCGCTCCTCATCGGCGGGGCGCTGGTCCTGCTGGTGGTGGCGATGGCGCTGATCTCCTACGTCTGGACGCCCTACGAGTTCAAGTACCTCCCCGTCCCTAAGGAGCAGACCCCCAATGCGGAGCACTGGTTGGGCACCGACCGCTCTGCCCGTGACGTGCTCACCCAGATCCTGCTCGGTGCCCGCACCACCCTCCTCGTCGGTCTCGTCGCGGTCGCCGTCGCGGCGGTGATCGGCGTCCCGATCGGCATCCTCGCGGCGATGTCACCGGGCTGGTTCGGTCAGCTGGTCATGCGCGGCAACGACATCCTGCTGGCCTTCCCGGCGCTGCTGCTGGCGATCATGTTCTCCGCGATCTATGGCGGGGGCACGGTCGTGGCCATGATCGCGATCGGCATCGCCACGATCCCGGCGTTCGCGCGGGTGGTGCGCTCAGGGGCCTTGCAGGTGGTCAACACCGAGTATGTCGCTGCCGCCCGGATCGCCGGCCGCGGACCGCTCCCGATCGCCTGGCAGCACGTGCTGCCCAATGTGGTCGGCCTGGTCATCGTGCAGGCCTCGGTCTCCTTCGCCATCGCGATCCTGGCCGAGGCGGCGCTGTCCTATCTCGGGCTGGGCACCCCGACCGGTGAGCCCTCGTGGGGGCGGATGCTGCTGGAGTCCCAGAACGTGCTGCACCGCTCGCCGCACCTGGCGGTCATCCCCGGCGCGGCGATCGCGCTGGCGGTGCTGGGTTTCAACCTCTTCGGTGACGGACTGCGCGACTACCTCGACCCCAAGCTGGAGGGGCGATGA
- a CDS encoding ABC transporter permease: MLLRVLQRFLVLVASLAVASVLVFAFMQVLPGDPARIALGMNSSEESVARLREQFGLDRPLLVQYADWLRGLFTLDLGVEWVSKAPIAPQLVDRFAVTAWLVGVSMILALVIALPVGTWMAVRHRHADGVALSALSQVGVAVPAFLAGIILITYFSKQLQWFPSGGWVPPAQDPVEFLRRLALPAISLALVQASVLARYVRSAVLDVLREDYLRTARAKGLRPMQALTRHGLRNAAVPIVTILGLQLATLLIGAVVVERVFVIPGLGSFLLDSVASRELITVQTIVMVLVAAVLIINFLVDTLYLLIDPRLRTGAR; this comes from the coding sequence GTGCTGCTCCGCGTCCTGCAACGCTTCCTGGTGCTGGTGGCCAGCCTCGCCGTGGCCTCGGTGCTGGTGTTTGCGTTCATGCAGGTGCTGCCGGGAGATCCGGCACGGATCGCGCTGGGGATGAACTCCTCGGAGGAGTCCGTGGCCCGGTTGCGCGAGCAGTTCGGCCTGGACCGACCGCTGCTCGTGCAGTATGCCGACTGGTTGCGTGGGTTGTTCACCCTGGACCTGGGCGTGGAGTGGGTCAGCAAGGCCCCCATCGCCCCGCAACTGGTGGACCGGTTTGCGGTCACCGCGTGGCTCGTCGGGGTCTCCATGATCCTGGCGCTGGTCATCGCGCTGCCGGTCGGCACCTGGATGGCCGTGCGGCACCGCCACGCGGACGGCGTGGCGCTGTCGGCCCTGTCCCAGGTCGGCGTGGCGGTCCCCGCCTTCCTGGCCGGCATCATCCTGATCACCTACTTCTCCAAGCAGCTGCAGTGGTTCCCCTCCGGCGGGTGGGTGCCCCCGGCCCAGGACCCGGTCGAGTTCCTGCGCCGGCTCGCGCTGCCAGCGATCTCGCTGGCCCTGGTGCAGGCCTCCGTGCTGGCCCGTTATGTCCGCTCGGCGGTCCTCGACGTGCTGCGCGAGGACTATCTGCGCACCGCCCGGGCCAAGGGGCTGCGCCCGATGCAGGCGCTGACCCGGCACGGGCTGCGCAACGCCGCGGTGCCGATCGTGACCATCCTGGGTCTGCAGCTGGCGACCCTGCTCATCGGTGCGGTCGTCGTGGAGCGGGTCTTCGTCATCCCCGGTCTGGGCAGCTTCCTGCTCGACTCGGTCGCCTCACGCGAGCTGATCACCGTGCAGACCATCGTGATGGTCCTGGTCGCGGCCGTGCTCATCATCAACTTCCTGGTCGACACGCTCTATCTGCTCATCGACCCACGACTGCGCACAGGAGCCCGCTGA
- a CDS encoding ATP-binding cassette domain-containing protein yields MSDEDTAHDAPGRGESPQPGALGEGENAQHAAPGREVAISLRGVHREFRRPRTSLTRPGAVVHAVRDVSLEIPAGVRFGLVGESGSGKTTLLKMISGLDHPTSGEVLIEGQPIHGRSQRQLKWLRRRLQLVFQDPMSSLDPRMRVREIIAEPLVAQGIPRGSTVDELLERVGLPADSARRFPHQFSGGQRQRISVARALAPDPHILIADEPVSALDVSVRAQVLNLIDEVVDGFDLTLVFVSHDLSVVRHVCEQVAVMRAGQIVEVGPTEQLYEDPQHPYTRQLLASVPRLGAALAGRSAAELAARTRAALQAEGVGEDEVDAVVDDEPRPTLPSEEDPHA; encoded by the coding sequence ATGAGTGACGAGGACACGGCACACGACGCGCCCGGTCGGGGTGAATCGCCGCAACCTGGTGCTCTCGGTGAGGGCGAAAACGCGCAACACGCCGCGCCCGGTCGGGAGGTGGCCATCAGCCTGCGCGGGGTGCACCGAGAGTTCCGGCGGCCCCGCACCTCCCTGACCCGCCCGGGTGCGGTGGTGCACGCGGTGCGCGACGTGAGCCTGGAGATCCCGGCCGGGGTCCGGTTCGGCCTGGTGGGGGAGTCGGGCTCGGGCAAGACGACACTGCTGAAGATGATCAGCGGGCTCGACCACCCCACCTCCGGTGAGGTGCTCATCGAGGGCCAACCCATCCACGGCCGCTCCCAGCGTCAGCTGAAGTGGCTGCGCCGCCGCCTGCAACTGGTCTTTCAGGACCCGATGAGCTCGCTGGACCCTCGCATGAGGGTCCGCGAAATCATCGCTGAGCCCCTTGTCGCACAAGGGATTCCGCGAGGGTCCACAGTTGACGAGCTGCTGGAGCGGGTGGGCCTCCCGGCGGACTCCGCCCGACGGTTCCCCCATCAGTTCAGTGGCGGTCAGCGGCAACGGATCTCGGTGGCCCGGGCCCTGGCGCCGGACCCGCACATCCTGATCGCCGACGAGCCGGTCAGCGCCCTGGACGTCTCGGTGCGCGCGCAGGTGCTCAACCTGATCGACGAGGTGGTCGACGGCTTCGATCTGACCCTGGTCTTCGTCTCCCACGACCTGTCGGTGGTGCGGCACGTCTGCGAGCAGGTCGCCGTGATGCGGGCCGGTCAGATCGTCGAGGTCGGACCGACCGAGCAGCTCTACGAGGACCCGCAGCACCCCTACACCCGACAGCTGCTGGCCTCCGTGCCACGGCTGGGGGCAGCGCTGGCCGGTCGCTCCGCCGCCGAGCTGGCCGCCCGGACGAGGGCCGCGCTGCAGGCCGAGGGGGTGGGGGAGGACGAGGTCGACGCCGTGGTCGATGATGAGCCTCGACCCACCCTGCCCAGTGAGGAGGATCCCCATGCCTGA